GGTCATTTTCTATGTTTATGGAGATAAGTTGGcattcttttagttttaggggtattttagtcattccaaagtaatattaaattatattttaatatattttattttattaatttttagtgttaaattatatttttttaatttgaagtgTAATATTaaatcttattaattattaaattatactcaattaatttttattattaatacacacacacacataattagaagtattaattatattgttattaattagtaaattatattttattgacaattgtagtattaaattttattttagtaatttgaagtattaaactataaattttttttattttgtaggattaaattatatttttttaatttgaagtattaaatattattttattaaaaaatccgTAAAGATCTATTACGTCGGGCATGAGTTTCGCCACAACAAGTTATATTCCATCATAATATACCTTAGCCTACTCTTTCTCTATTGCATCGGCTTTAAATCCGCTATAATAGGTAAAAATTTTGtcacaataaaaatatactgAATTCCCTCTAAAACTCTTCGGGTTCCCaccaaaattttgggtttgcacacttatggcctgtttggatgtttaaaaaaggaggggagtagagtagagggaaggggagtaattcaattaccttgtttggaagttttttaaggaatgagggggaggggtttgaaggggttttaactacctccaacccctcatttttagttccccaaattggagagatttggagggagagtagagcacataaaattattgataaagtaaattacctaatttacccttattatatttataaaattacaatgttaaaaataaggggaagggctaattactcccttcccctttactaattataaaaacatccaaacaaggtggagggtaatcattctcttctactctctctctctctctctctctctcccaaacaggccattactCTCTCGCTAAAATCAAACACTCAAAAttcccaaactctctctctctctctctctctctctcattcttcctcactctccctctcactcCCTTGCCGCTCAGCCTGCCCAGCCATCCCTTCCCGCCGCTTGCTTACCCACCTTCATTGCCTCACTCCGACGGTATAGCTTcccctctttttattttttttaaaatttttttcttttatataaatatttgtctttggtttttggttttctcAATATGTGTCATGATCaatgttgtctttgtgtttgatTAGATTGTCAATCATTATTTCAGTTGTATTGTTGATGATCTCTGAGGCTATGAcgaaatttattgattttttttttcccgtttGGTTGATTACAATGTTATGGaaattttgctttttcttttttgaatttagaAAAATCAAAAGTTGTACTGAGTTGTTAGTCATTGAAGTAGGTGATTTAGGGTATGTTCCTCCTTGATGAGGAAGGTATTTTCAAGGGTCAGTATGGATTTGTTCAATCCACTGAGCTGTAATAGGGATTAAAGTTTTTATCCCTTGGTTCATAGGCTTTGAATGGGCTTCCAAAGTAATTAACAAAGGAAGGAAAGTAAGTAAAGAAAACTCTATTAAAAGAttgacttttattttaaatacatttaTAAGATTGACTAttgttacaaattattttttacatgcAAAAGTTTGGAAACTGGAATCATTCAATTTGGTTTTGCTACTAACCATGAATAAAAAACATGTAGTTATATTCTGACAAATGAAAAATACACAATGTAGGTTGAAATAGTATATGAGATATTTGGTTGGTCATTAATCATTATTCTAATTTCCTATAGCAGTGAAGCAATAAACTTGTTTTGGGAATACTATTATGTGCTTTAAATTTATCCACCCACCTTTAGCAGTAAAAGTTTGAAAAATACGACTTTTAGCCAACGCCCTCAAAGTTATATCCCCAAAGTAAGAGCATTGAGTATTATGTAGGAACTATGATGGCATATGTAAaaccattatatatatgaagtggctatttcaaattttaatttggttgCTCTATTTTGATTCCCTCCTCTAAACCTTGAGTTCTGTAAGAGTATTTTGTCTTGTTGTTGGTGCAAGTTTCCTTTGGAAATAATGcaaaaataattagtttttttttttagcacaaTTAAGTATAAATAAGAACAATTAAGTATACTGAGAGGAATGCCATGGTGGCTGCACATGGCATTTGGTGGTGGTGTGGATTTGACCCatggttttttgggttttatttttgtctttggaATATTTTATTTCCTTCTATCATGGTACTATAGGTTGTGGATTTACAGGTGTGTTAGCTAGTGGTGTGGGTTTGAGTTATGGCcctttggtttttcttttcttttctttattttttttttattaaatgttttcTGCTACTGTAGTGGCTATTGGATTGTgattctaggtttttttttggtatcattCAGTTCTAGAGTCAAGGAACATGtgatttctttattattattattattattattattattattattattattattattattatgtgacATAATGGGAGAATGAAAtgcaattttttcctttttacatAACATGGTAAACATTCACTTTTCTGAGTTTTTGAAGCAAATGTATATTTGGGAAAGactaaagaaagagaaaggctATACTCCCCACTATTGGATGTACTACAGTGAGTCAGTGAGTACACTCTTTTAGATCTATTCTtcgtacttttttttaatctttctttttgaattgataaatttataacttgaaaaattaagaaaagtCAAACACTAAACAGTTGAGCCACTGATAGCTAGTAATCATGCCTTCTTCATTAGTCAGCATTCAATGGTATTCTGTTTTGCACTCTCTAaggtttggtttagttttttattttttgaaaagtatgtattctattttgttttattagatgaatcttttgtctttttctttttaagtagagataaaacaaaAGACAATGTAAACGTCTAAAGAAGAAATAACcttatatgatttttaatatttttatttattaatctttaaGTCTAATCCCTGATATTTGAGCGGGTCAAAGCATCCAAGCCCAAAACCGAACTTGAGTACTTTGAGGATAAGCGTAACTTGGTAGTAGATTGATAATTCCTAGTTTTTATTTGCAAATTCAATCTACTTatgtaataatacaaagtttGTTTCTTGGATTGGTTTATAGTAGCGAGCTTTTTATTTTCGATATTGTTTGCATTGTAATTTGTGTTGATTCTTCAAGCTTGGTAGTATAGTATATTTGCATTGTACGAATCTGAAAGTGATtagttattatcaatttttttaatctgcGTTAATTTAAGCTTTCAGCTAAAAAAGGCTAATTCTaaagaatttttgaattttattaatctaGAGGCTTAGTTGGATggaatttttgactttttgataATTGGGTTATGTTATTTGTTAAGTTTTGTTTCCAAAACTTAACCACTAGCAGAACACAATACCAAAAATCCTAATAATATACAAGTTGAAAATTCCATCCAACTAAGCATAAAGCTTTCTTAGAATAACATATTAGGCTTTATCCTTTAGATTAGATTTTTTAACTGAAAGCTTCATAGGCTTTTGAGGATGTGGAAAGTTCGGGAGACcagctgcatgcttcttttagtagttctttgtttgattgttcTCAGGCTTGGCGACTCACATTTAGTGATTCCCTTCCTTTGTTCATTAGTTCCATTCTCTcttgtatttaattttcttttctgttattttcttttttcttctttttacattttgcCTTCTTTGTGCTATTTTTGTATAAAGTAGCTTTATCAATacagtttttattatttgttttttaaaagaattgtTGCTCTTGCTTAGCAATGTTATTACAAAAGATAGTTATTAATTGATAGTGCTCCGGCTTTTTCTTAATGTTGTTTTGCAcatggaaaatttttattgtgaTGTGGGCAAGTTAAAGGCGTGCACCTAAGTGAAACTTGtgagtttgtgtttttgattatgttttatattttgttgtgCTTATGCAGGAAGATTTATGGAAGGAAGTATTCCCTGTTGGGGCAGAGGTTTGCTAATTCTTTTTAATTCTCTCATCTTAAGTTATTATAATTTGTCCAGTTATGGCTAatattttatagtgaaattaTAACAGTGGGATCAATTGGACGATGTCTACCAATTCAACTGGAATTTCTCTAATCTAGAAGTGAGTTACAAACATTTCTTGGACTTCAATATTTCATTGAGGTTTTCCTCAATATAATTTGTGGAAGTTATTTTCTTAGGCTTGCAATTTCTCAATTGCTAAATAATTGCCGTAACTTGGTTAGGGcttcatttttctattattattattatcattatttttcaattttgaattaatAGTGGCTTCTTGAGTTGCAATTTTCACTGGGTTTATACATTTTGCCAGTTTGGATACAGCATTTTCATGTTTGcctgttttctctttttttttttaagccgcagttgttgactttttttcatgaacagtgcatgagTGCACTCGTGCACTGTTCaagggacccacaaacttcacttttcagctactttttcattaaaaatgggtctcatggcactatttacacatttaaaaattattttgctatagtgttttcagtttatATACATATCACCATGTGGCTTTTGGGTACTTTACATTTGCCTCATTGATTTTCCTCCAAGCCTTCGGCTTCTTCAATCTGCAACCAATGGTAAAACCTATGCTCATATTTTTAGACGCTTGAGGCTTCTCTGGTCTAAACCATGTGGCTGTTACTTTAAGGCACAACTTTGAAATCTGGAGTTGAAGGCTTGGAGCATTGTATCTTGGATGCACAATTTACTTGATCCTGCCTCCATAGTTgtggtatttattttttgataaaggaCTTTTGTTGTCAATTCTTTTGCAactcaattgaaatttttttgatgtcTTAAACTTTATACActgtaaaattttgtatattaaattattttaaaaaacattagtttgattgataataattttttaggttgACATCATGGATGTTGTTTGTGAGAAGGGGCTTTGATGCGGGAGATGCagggaaattattatttaatattatttatgtttgcaagtcaattgtatatttatgttttaggtcTTAGTAGTTTATTAGACTATtagtattttagtattttaatttggaggcaaggttatttttgtaataagacaattagggtttcctagtcaattagaactagggtttagcaatcctttataagcaacttATTGTACTCCTCGTCGAGTTAGTtgatatttttatgaatgataAAAAATGGCCGTTTGGTCTTTTCTTTGGTCTAGTGCCGACTCCAGGTCcaccctaggtgctgactcctagtggttttCCCGCTTGGTACTGACTCCAAGTAaggcctaggtgctgactcctaggtcatatccatttattttattgttgtttcattttgTTCTGATTGTCCTGTGTCAGGCTTTGCCTTGAAAGTGTTTGTCAAtattttagttcatttttatctattttcatcaattgaaactttttaacgtcttagtgtgcgtttgggagGGGCTGAAATGCCCAGCGTCTGGGTTTCAACcctttcccccttttttttttcttcactggGACGTGCATTGTGtattgttcattggccatgaacagtgattttaggccaatgaacagtaactttaaGCGTGAACAGtatattttacacattaaaaaattattttgctacagtatttttcagttttcagtttcagctacatccaaacggacccttagacTAAatttagagggcgtttggatagcaaaACGTGCGTCCAcgttcaactttttttttttttttttttccacgcacatctgtcactgttcattggccatgaacagtgattttaggccaatgaacattACTTTTTggaatgaacagtaatttttacacattaaaaaattatttttgtacagtattttcagttttcagtttttagcaataagttctatccaaacagacccttagagggaaaggaatttttttttgttgaaatttaaccCATTTAAGCTGTATTCTTTAGCGATGAATATGATTTCGTCACTAGAACATAGTTTTAGCCACATTTTGTTACGATTTTAGCGACGAATATAATTTCATCGCTATAGCAAACTTTTAGCTGGATTTTGTTATGATATTTAGCgatgaaattcagattttgtcaCTATAAcatacttttagtgacgaattatGGTTTCATCGCTAAAACTATGAAATGAAAAACCTATTTTGTGTGaaatttttagcgacgaaattcagatttcgtCGCTATAGCATACTTTTGGTGACAAATTATGATTTTTGTCGCTAATACTATTCATAGCAACACCTACAGTGACGAAAtctttcgtcactaaaaatttcaacttttagcgaTGAAATGTTTCATCGCTATAGATTAATTAAGTTCCtgccaaaattatttttcccCTTTGGTGCTCATATTTTAGATCATcaatagtgacgaaaattacttttcgtcgctaaatgttataatttttttttcattattagtaaCGAAATccatatttcgtcgctaaagctgtatttttagtgacgaaaaatatttcctcgctaatttttgttgctaaaaatacattttgttgtagtgaaatttcaaatgaaatttgtATTAATTGAACATGATGCATTTCTatctattttttaggtttacATTGTGGATGTTGTTTGTCCTATACTTTCTGCATTTCTACCATCTGTTAGCTTTAATTCTTGAGTTATATGTATCATTGTGAACACAATGTTCttctatttcaataaaattcctattacttatataaaaaagaaatttgtattaattgaaattaatatggTTTGTATAAGTTTTTAGTATGACACTGACATATATCAAAATTGATCTTTAACGTCAGGACTtagagcattttttttataaattttttgccCAAATTTTTTGCCTCAccatttttacctttttaataTGTCATGAGGACAATCATTTTGTAAtgtgtatttttgttttcctacCACTTTTTGATGCAAGCAAGTGTTTTGGTCTCTATTTCACTGTTCTAGTACTTTCTTGTTAGgcaacaaataattttattctttagTGAGTGTTGTTAGtgctagtagatttttttttgttgcataactcaaacaaatatttcatatttctGGCTTGTTAATTTGCTTTGGATTCCTGTTTTACAGGTTGTATCTCATTTCCCTCCCTTTGATAAGATAGGGATTAACTTTGTTGAGAGAGAGGCTGAAGAAATTATCCCCatgaaacaaatgaaaatggATTGGGTTCCTTATATTCCTCTTGAGGATAGGAAAGGGATCTCTATTGTTTATTAATTACGGGGTTTTTTGAACTGATATCATAACACTTTTCTTATGGGCAtcttcaaaaatttatttgttgatttcTTTGTATTAAGAGGATCTTGTGTGTGCAGAGCTAATATACTTCATCTGTcccctttgttttgttttgttggtttttgtttttgttttctcctCATTGATacaatttgatttatttttatttttttgctgtcATTGTAAATATAATACTTCTATAGAGATAGCCAGGTTGATAGGCTCAagtctcaaatatatatattaagatgcaCTCAAAGAAGGTACCATTTTGTCACTTTCTCTCTTTCccctctttatatatattttctatctCTTGGATTTCTTACTTATATAGTGAATGCTTAAAATCTATTCTCTCTTTCCCCTCTTTATAAATTATGCTTCATAATTTCGTACTTATATAATGAATGCTTAAAATTTCTACTGTGGTGGACTGTTTATTTGGAGCAAGTGGGTGGCTTGCATAGTATCATAAGGTGGTGTACATTAATTTTGGAAGTGTTGCTTGTGTTTTGTGTGTATATTTGGATAAAATAGGTtgagtctcacactctctctgttaatgtgtgtttgtgtttttttgggggtgggTTAGTTCTTTCCTAGTCCGAAGGCTGTGTGTGTATCCTTTACTCTTCTTGCTTATAAGGGTTGTGGGTCAGAAATAAATGAGTATAAAGTGGGAGTTGGCGGTTTTAAATGTTACTTGGAAGTTTGAGATTGCTTGATTGTTAAATCATCTTATTATGGAATGCAAAGGGGGCTAAATATACATAATGAATCAAAATATTAGAAGTTTTGGATGCTTGTTGCATGCTAAGTATTTGATAAATTACCTTTATGAGGTATACAATTAGattactttttgttgttgtgagaATTGTTATATAAGGTTATGAGCTGTATTCCTATTGTGTTATTTAGCAACGTTGTCGTTAAATGAACTTATTACATTGTCTTTATTATATTTAGGATGGTGATGATGTGGGTGATCATTCTCCTACTGTGCAAAATCAATTATCAAgcttgtgtttattttttagtttgcaACTGTGATGTAACATTCTAGACATTTGGAATGTCTTGTATTAGGCATAACAATTATTATAGCTAGAAATTGTACTAttgtattatatttgttttgataGTTTGAATATGTTTGATTATTGTAGGGTCTAAATTGGCGTGTGTCAACTAGATCTagtcatttattttatattgatttttgtttagCTATAAACAAGTTGGGAAAACAAAATGTAGGTAAAATATTTCtgctcaattttatttatttattttattttattttatttttgtgaaaagcAGGACCTATAACAGCGCTTTTGAAACTGCCGCTATAGGCCTTTTCAAGCTTGTATTTCAAAATGCCTATAGTAGCGCTTTTAAAACCGCCACTCTAGGCTATATTAAAAAAGGACCTATCCTAGCGTTTTTAAACTGTCGTTATAGCttgtatttaaagaaaaaaaaaccctatagcAGCTGTTTAAAAAGTGCTGGTATAGGGTTTGAAAAGCATTGGGACCTATCTCGACGCTTTTGAAAAGCGCTGGTGTAGGTCCGACGAGCCTATATCGACCGTCATTGCGTGGCAGTTTGAAGCACCGGGAAAAAAAACATTGGGATAGGCATTTTGACTCTATTTCGGTGCTTTCTGGGGTTATCCCAGCCGTTGTAGTGTAGGTTCTACCAATGTTTGATTGATACTTGTTCCGGTAgattcttgtgtagttagaCGGTACATAA
This portion of the Castanea sativa cultivar Marrone di Chiusa Pesio chromosome 7, ASM4071231v1 genome encodes:
- the LOC142641985 gene encoding protein HEAT INTOLERANT 4-like; translation: MVNIHFSEFLKQMYIWERLKKEKGYTPHYWMYYSESEDLWKEVFPVGAEWDQLDDVYQFNWNFSNLEVVSHFPPFDKIGINFVEREAEEIIPMKQMKMDWVPYIPLEDRKGISIVY